Below is a genomic region from Leptotrichia shahii.
AAATTCTGGTTATTAGATTCCAATTTTATTGATAAAACTGTCATAGCACATGAAGCTACAGATGCAGCGAGAAGTTCCGATGGAGAAAGCATTTCACCATTACGATCTGTCAAAATAATCTCGCTATTTCTGTTATTTTTGATTTTCATTCTGAAATTTTTGTCATATTTTACTATTATTTTATCCATTTTTTATCTCCTAATTATCTCAAATTCTATTTTAAAGCATTCAATCCTGCTAAATTTAAGAAATTCCAAGGTTTATTATAATGAGGCTGGAAGAAAAAGTCAACAAATGCCAATTCTTCTATTGTCATTTTATTTTGAATACATACTGACAATGTATTAATTGATTGTGTCAAATCAATCTTAGAAGTTAATTGTGCCCCTAAAATTACTCTTCTGTTTTTATCATAAATTACTTTTAATGTTACTTTTTCATAAGTTGGCATAAATTCAGGTCGGTAGTTGTCGATAGCAATTACGCTTTCCACTTCTATTCCTTCTTCTTTTGCACTTTCTTCTGTTAATCCAGTTGCCGCCATATTATTTTCATAAATTTTTATTCCAGAAGTCCCTTGTGTCCCAATATGTCTAATTTTATTTTCAAATAAATTTATACCTGCCAACGTTCCCATTCTCACGGCATTTGTCGCAAGCGGAATATATACTTTCTTTTGTAAAGGATTATAAAATACCGAACAGCAATCTCCCGCCGCCATAACATCCTTATTGCTTGTTCTCATATACTCATCAACTTTAATTGCTCCATTTGGCAACATTTCCAGCTGTCCTTTAAATAATGAGGTACTTGGCAGGAATCCAACACACATAATTACCATATCAGCTTCATATTCATTTTTATCAGTAATTACTTTTGTCACATTTCCATTATTTCCTTCAAATTTTAAAACCTTTTCCCCAGTTGCAAGCATAATTCCTCTTTGTTTAAATGATTCTTCAGCAACATCTGTAAATTCCTTATCAAAATATTTACTTAAAATTCTTTCTTCAGCATCTACTAGGACAACTTCTTTCCCATTATCCCTAAATGCTTCCACCAGTTCCACTCCAATATACCCAGCACCAACAACAACAATCTTTTGAGAATTTTTTGCCCTTTCAATGATTTCATTTGAATGATTATAATTTTTACAAAGCAAAATATTATTCAGATCAATTCCTTCAATTGGCGGAATAATTGGCCAAGAGCCTGATGTAATAATCAATTTATCAAAAGTTTCATCAAATTCATTCCCATTTTCAAGATTTACAACATGGATTTTCTTACCTTCAATATCAACATTTTTAACTTCATGTTTCATCTTCGTATCAACATTCAATTCCTTTAATTTTTCAGGAGAAGAATAAAACAACCCTTTAGGATCCTTCACTACTCCTCCAACATATAAGGCAATCCCACAAGAAAGAAATGAAATATTATCATTCCTTTCAAATACAGTTACCTCCGCTTCAGGATTCATCTTTCTCAAATTCAAAATTGCCGCCGTCCCAGCATGCGTACATCCAATTACTACAACTTTCATATCTATTTCTCCTTTTCTATCAAAATATTATTATTTAAATAATAACAATTAGTATGTCAAATTATTTTTTTCTCAATCTATTTAATTATACTATATTTTAGAAAAAAATCAATAGTTTTTTGTAATTTTTACAAATTTATATTTAAATAATATTTTAAAATCTAATCATTCAAAATATATTTTTTCTCTTGAGGAAGCATAGATTCTGAAAAAGTTCCATTTTGAATACTATTTCTCATTTCAATAACTTTATCTGTTATATCCGTTATATTTACAATCCAGTCATTTATATATTTTTTTACCGTTTCTCCTTTTATACCTAGCTGTATCGCTCTTCTTTCTATTGGATTGCCGTAAATATCCCTATCAGGATCCCATTGACATCTTACTTCTGAATTTTCCAATTTTTCTTTCCATTCCTCCTTAGATAAATCAGAAACTTCTCTAAAAGATGAAAGTACAGCATTTTTCACTATTTCATCAAATCCTTCCCTTTTCAAGTCAATTGCCAGTATTCTTTCCTGTCCTTGCTTAGTAGCCCAGCCACTTCTGTACATCATCCATAAAAATGATGGCTTTATCCAGGTCATTCTTGTAAAGCTGAATTTACTTCCAAACTTTCCTAATTTTAAAGCCTCGTCTGCTATTTCATTGTTATATGCCTGATAAACTCTTATTGTTTTATCATCAAATACAGCATAAATATTTCTTTCTTCTTCTTTTTTCATAATTAATCCTTTCATTCAACATCTTTATTTGCAAAATTATGTCTGTTTAATTCTCGTTTTGCTGATTCTCTTAATTCTTCAGTTTCATTTAAATTATTAGCCAAAAGTTCCAATTTTTCTTTTGATTTAGGAGTATTTATTTTCCCTAGTGCATGAATACATTTTCTAGCCATTGCAAGTCCTCCTTCATATCCTTCAAATTGATGTGCCAACGCTAAATAATATACCCATTCTATTGTTTTTGGTGATGCTATATCTTCAAATGCACCTGCTATATTTTCATGGTCATAGTGCCAATCTCCTGTTATCATTTCCTCAATACTGTCTTCAACTTCATCAAAATCTATTTTTGATGAAAAAACGAAACAAAAAACTAAATGAGAATAATACATCATCATATCCGCATTTTTTAATGTACAAGCTTCTTTTAATTTTTCTTTTGCAATTTCAGGAACTTCTCTTCTATACCTAATTTTTTCCAATTTAAATTTTTCTAAGAACTCATCATCAGTCAATTCTTTATTATACCATTTTGATAATAATATAATTTCATCAAGATATTTATTCATAATTACTATTCTCCTATTACTTTATAATCTATAATATTATCACTAAAGATATTCAATGCTTTTCCGCTTTCTCTTCCTAATCCTATATTTACATTATAGGGATCTTTTATTATAGGTTTTTTTTGAATTGTTATTTCCAATTTAAACATTGCATGATTACTTCCCTAACCTTTAAAATCATTTGGCAATTTTGAATAATTATAATCAGGATTCACCATTATGCCGCTTATTTGTTTTTTACTTTTAACCCCTATATTCATTAATTCATTCGTTGTTCCTGGATTAAGTTTAAATTCTAATGTTACACCTCCATAATCATATTTTTGAACATAGGATAATGAAGGAGAAATATAGGTTTTGCTCTTATATCCTTCAGGCATTCTTCCTGTACTTCTTAATATATCATAATGCTCTTGACTTATTGTTCTATAATAAATTTCATATATGTAATAAAAAATGTTAATTATTATTTATTATAAGCAACTGAAATTTCTTTTTTTATTGTAGCTGTTTTACCTTCATTTTCTATTACAAACTCTAAATCAAATCCTTTTTCCATATAGATAGATGTGGTAATTTTATATTTTTCGTTTTTTGAACCTAAAATGTGAGTTATTTCTTTATCTATTGAATAAATAAATTCTTTTTTATCAACATCAATATATTTGGCATCTTTTAAACTATCAATTCCTAATCTTTCATTTACAATAATTTCACCAATTTTTTTATCTTTATAATACACTATTATTTTTTAATTCCATTTTATTGTATATTTTTTAACTTTATAATAATATTTTTAAAATAATCAATTTCAATATTTTCAACTAAATAATCAATTTCAATATTTTCAACTTGAAAAATCTTTTCTTTATTGTCAGAATAAAAAATGAAACTGAGTAAAATCCTTCTTTTTACTTCTCTTGAATTATTAAAATAAAGAAATATAACTAATATAATTAATAATAATACAATATTTTTTCATTTTATTTTCTCAAACTTTCTATCCAACTTTCAAAAATTCTTCTTGTTCCTTAACACTGCCAATTTTTAATTCACTATCGTAATCAAAAATATCTACTACATCAGATAAAGTTGCTTGTTTTCCCATTTGTAATTTATACGCCTTTGTCCCTCCAAATTCTTTTTGCATTCCAGAAGGATAAACATTAATAACCGAAGCATTACAAAGTAAATAAATGTTTTTTAATTCTAATTTTTTTCGTAATTCTACAACAGAATCAAAGATATTATCACTTTTTGAAAAATATACCATATTTTCAATTTCTATTTTCAAATTAATTTCATCTTCAATTTCTAATAAAAATAGTTTACTTTTTTCTACTTTTTCATTGTTTAAAATTCTAATGTTTTGTATTTCTGTACTATTTTCTTCTTTTTTCCAAAAACTTTCCATTGCAATCACCCTTATATTCTAAAAATTTTTCAGTCCATCATAAATAATTTCTATTTTTATTCTAATATTTTAACATAAAATTATTATAAATTAATATATGAAATTTTTCAATATTTAAATCTAAATAAAAAAACTGTACTTTTTATTATTTAAAATACTAAGTACAGTTCAAATTTATTATTTTTTATAGGTTAATCTTTATCACAATCATCCTTATCCTGATGTTCTTCATACTCGTCATATTCGTCATACTCATTAACTTCACTAGGATCTTCACCATGATAATCTTTTTTGTTAAAATCATTTTTTAATTTTTTATATTTATCCATCCAAGACATTCAAATCACTTCTTTCGTATTTAAAATATTTTATAATATTCCTTGATATTTTATACCATTTCCCCAATAAATATTATTTACCATAACGGTTTCTTCAGGTAAATTTACCCCTTTTAAAGCCCATTTCTTAAATTCTTCAAATCCAGTTCTGTCAACAATATAACCGATATGCTCTTTTGGGAGGCTTCTATCAATATATTTGTCAACATATTCATAGGTATTTTTCATAATTTTTATTATTGACTCTTCATCTGCCCAAAATAGCCAATCTTCAGCAAGTCTTGGATTCTGCTTTCCAGTTCTTCCCATTATCGTAAGTTTATAATATTTTTTAGGTGATCTTGTCCATGCACCTGTCGGACAGTTTAAAACACATTCACCACAGCCAATGCATCTTTGATGATCTCTCACTGGTTTGTAATTTTTATATGAAATTGCTCCTGTTGACAATTTTTTACATTTTCTTTCACACATTCCACACGAAACACATCTTGATTCATCTAGTTCAGGCTTTGCCATTCCGATTATTCCAAAATCGTGCATTCTTACTTTTTGACAATCATTTGGACAGCCAGTTAGAGCTACTTTGAAGTGAAAATCATTTGGAAAAATCGCTTTTTCTATTTTTTTTGCAAGTTCAGTTGTGTTGTAAGCTCCTTTTGGACAAACTTTGTTTCCAATACAAGCTGCCACATTTCTTGTCCCTGCAGCCGCATATCCCTTATCTTTATCCTTGTAATTAATATCCAATTTTTCCATAATTGGCTGAACCATTTTGTTAACTTTTTCAATGTCCTTCCAATTGATTCCCAAAACTTCAAATCCTTGACGAGTTGTAATATGCACATTTCCGTCTCCGTAAGTATTTGCTATGTCTGCAACTAAGCCCATTATTTCCGCTGTAACTGCTCCGCCTGGGACTCTTACACGAAGTGCAGTTTTTGATCTGTCTTTTGTCACTCTATATGCATTTTTTGTAACAACTTTTCTATTTAAATCCATACTCATTTTATTGCCTTCTTTCTTAAATTCAAATTTCTAAAAATTTTTTTAATCCAACAATTTTTGTGCTTTATCATACTTAAATACAGGTCCTTCTAAGCAGATATACGTTTCATCAATTTTACAATGTCCGCATTTCCCAACTGCACACGACATTTTTCTTTCAAATGAAACCCATATTTTTTCAACTGGCACATTTAATTTCAAAATTTCAAGACAGGCAAAATGCATCATTATTGGCGGTCCCACTACGATAAATTCAGTTTCATCCATATTTTCAATTTTCAAATCTGGGATATATTTAGTCACCATTCCTTCGTGAAACTCTTTTTCAGTTTTTCCTAAATTTCTCGCACTTTCAGCATTATCCAAAGTGACTAAAATCTCAATATTTTCTCTCCAACGAGAAAACTCTTCTTCAAAAATCACGCTTTCATAATTTTTATAACCTACAATTATTTTAAAAGACTTCATTTCTTTAGGATATTTTATAAAATATTCAATAATCGGACGAACTGGTGCAATTCCACTCCCACCAATAACCATCACAATATGTTTATTTTTATATTCCTCAATCGGAAATCCATTTCCATAAGGACCTCTTAAAAAAACTCTATCTCCTGCCTT
It encodes:
- a CDS encoding DUF4291 domain-containing protein → MKGLIMKKEEERNIYAVFDDKTIRVYQAYNNEIADEALKLGKFGSKFSFTRMTWIKPSFLWMMYRSGWATKQGQERILAIDLKREGFDEIVKNAVLSSFREVSDLSKEEWKEKLENSEVRCQWDPDRDIYGNPIERRAIQLGIKGETVKKYINDWIVNITDITDKVIEMRNSIQNGTFSESMLPQEKKYILND
- a CDS encoding FAD-dependent oxidoreductase, yielding MKVVVIGCTHAGTAAILNLRKMNPEAEVTVFERNDNISFLSCGIALYVGGVVKDPKGLFYSSPEKLKELNVDTKMKHEVKNVDIEGKKIHVVNLENGNEFDETFDKLIITSGSWPIIPPIEGIDLNNILLCKNYNHSNEIIERAKNSQKIVVVGAGYIGVELVEAFRDNGKEVVLVDAEERILSKYFDKEFTDVAEESFKQRGIMLATGEKVLKFEGNNGNVTKVITDKNEYEADMVIMCVGFLPSTSLFKGQLEMLPNGAIKVDEYMRTSNKDVMAAGDCCSVFYNPLQKKVYIPLATNAVRMGTLAGINLFENKIRHIGTQGTSGIKIYENNMAATGLTEESAKEEGIEVESVIAIDNYRPEFMPTYEKVTLKVIYDKNRRVILGAQLTSKIDLTQSINTLSVCIQNKMTIEELAFVDFFFQPHYNKPWNFLNLAGLNALK
- the asrB gene encoding anaerobic sulfite reductase subunit AsrB produces the protein MNTNILNTINMDEQDIMNMNVYLPTVHKLLFIEKVTELEWLFRVEYKEGNVNAGQFMQVSLPGVGESPISVANFDLEEGYLDFLIRKVGKVTDKIFELKAGDRVFLRGPYGNGFPIEEYKNKHIVMVIGGSGIAPVRPIIEYFIKYPKEMKSFKIIVGYKNYESVIFEEEFSRWRENIEILVTLDNAESARNLGKTEKEFHEGMVTKYIPDLKIENMDETEFIVVGPPIMMHFACLEILKLNVPVEKIWVSFERKMSCAVGKCGHCKIDETYICLEGPVFKYDKAQKLLD
- the asrC gene encoding sulfite reductase subunit C — protein: MSMDLNRKVVTKNAYRVTKDRSKTALRVRVPGGAVTAEIMGLVADIANTYGDGNVHITTRQGFEVLGINWKDIEKVNKMVQPIMEKLDINYKDKDKGYAAAGTRNVAACIGNKVCPKGAYNTTELAKKIEKAIFPNDFHFKVALTGCPNDCQKVRMHDFGIIGMAKPELDESRCVSCGMCERKCKKLSTGAISYKNYKPVRDHQRCIGCGECVLNCPTGAWTRSPKKYYKLTIMGRTGKQNPRLAEDWLFWADEESIIKIMKNTYEYVDKYIDRSLPKEHIGYIVDRTGFEEFKKWALKGVNLPEETVMVNNIYWGNGIKYQGIL